Proteins encoded in a region of the Uloborus diversus isolate 005 unplaced genomic scaffold, Udiv.v.3.1 scaffold_713, whole genome shotgun sequence genome:
- the LOC129233777 gene encoding ankyrin repeat domain-containing protein 1-like codes for MDTRARDLNGRTPLHLALDCGQEAAAELLADADCINDFVDYEESTPLHVAARSGCVNVVRILLAGGANASAKDRYESTPLHHAVCSGKEAAVEVLLGAAPECNGPDSWGRTPLHYAARGGLPRIVQSLLSRGARLKLKDIGGRCPLSLALWCRQDDVARVLLATYIGKR; via the coding sequence ATGGACACGAGGGCGAGGGATCTGAATGGAAGGACGCCCCTCCACCTGGCCCTGGACTGTGGGCAGGAGGCCGCGGCGGAGCTGCTGGCGGACGCCGACTGCATCAATGATTTCGTGGATTACGAAGAGAGCACCCCTCTGCATGTCGCTGCAAGAAGTGGGTGTGTGAATGTCGTTCGTATCCTACTCGCGGGAGGGGCGAATGCAAGTGCGAAAGACAGGTATGAAAGCACGCCCCTCCATCACGCCGTGTGTTCGGGGAAGGAGGCCGCGGTGGAGGTGCTGCTGGGGGCCGCCCCCGAATGCAACGGGCCGGACAGTTGGGGCCGCACCCCCCTGCACTACGCTGCGAGAGGAGGTCTCCCGCGGATAGTTCAATCTTTGCTGTCGAGGGGTGCGCGTTTGAAGCTTAAAGATATAGGTGGACGCTGTCCCCTGTCCTTGGCCCTGTGGTGTAGACAAGACGATGTGGCGAGGGTGCTTCTGGCGACGTACATTGGGAAGAGATGA